Proteins encoded within one genomic window of Desulfovibrio legallii:
- the atpH gene encoding ATP synthase F1 subunit delta, producing MINTVVARRYANAIFALGKEEGEQALSARGACLASLGEMLAAAPDLGQTLKSPVIGVEEKKAVLGKLLDKLKADQTMRNFCFLLADKERLAFLDEIAAWYGKMLDEAKGILRGQCITAVKLSNDKKAKLKDALQKKAGADIELTFAVDKDILGGMVLKLGDRVLDASLRAQLGILRETFKRGE from the coding sequence TTGATCAACACTGTGGTTGCACGCAGGTACGCCAACGCCATCTTCGCCCTGGGCAAGGAGGAAGGGGAGCAGGCTCTGAGCGCCCGCGGCGCGTGTCTTGCCTCACTGGGCGAGATGCTGGCCGCCGCGCCGGACCTGGGCCAGACCCTCAAAAGCCCGGTCATCGGCGTGGAAGAAAAAAAGGCGGTGCTTGGCAAACTGCTGGATAAGCTCAAGGCCGACCAGACCATGCGCAATTTCTGCTTCCTGCTGGCAGACAAGGAACGGCTCGCCTTCCTTGACGAAATTGCGGCCTGGTACGGCAAGATGCTGGACGAGGCCAAGGGTATCCTCCGCGGACAGTGCATCACCGCGGTGAAACTTTCCAACGACAAAAAGGCCAAACTCAAAGACGCCCTGCAAAAAAAGGCCGGCGCGGACATAGAGCTCACCTTTGCCGTGGATAAAGACATACTGGGGGGAATGGTGCTCAAGCTGGGGGACCGGGTGCTGGACGCAAGTCTGCGCGCGCAGTTGGGAATCCTTCGGGAGACATTCAAGAGGGGTGAATAG
- a CDS encoding ATP synthase F0 subunit B, producing MSKWKHAGFILPLFCVVAALALLPQAAWADEGHAAPRWSDFGWRALNFVIFAGILWYFVGGLAKRFFRNRRQGIKDSLDGLEQRRAAAKAQLAEVETRIANLNAEREAILAESRAQAETLKQGIVEEAQRQAAQIVEQARLTAENEGRAVFAQVRAAIADEIVEATAKALSSRLTAEEHEKLIANSLNKVVLH from the coding sequence TTGAGCAAATGGAAACACGCGGGTTTTATCCTGCCGCTTTTCTGCGTCGTTGCGGCGCTGGCCCTGCTGCCCCAGGCGGCGTGGGCCGACGAGGGGCATGCGGCGCCGCGCTGGAGCGACTTCGGCTGGCGTGCGCTCAACTTCGTGATTTTTGCGGGTATCCTCTGGTACTTTGTGGGCGGGCTGGCCAAGCGTTTTTTCAGAAACCGCCGCCAAGGCATCAAAGATTCGCTGGACGGGCTTGAGCAGCGCCGCGCCGCGGCCAAGGCCCAGCTGGCCGAGGTAGAGACGCGCATCGCCAACCTCAATGCCGAGCGGGAGGCCATTCTGGCCGAAAGCCGCGCCCAGGCCGAAACCCTGAAGCAGGGCATTGTGGAAGAGGCGCAGCGCCAGGCGGCCCAGATTGTGGAACAGGCCCGCCTTACCGCTGAAAACGAGGGTCGTGCCGTGTTCGCCCAGGTGCGCGCCGCCATCGCCGACGAAATCGTGGAAGCCACGGCCAAGGCCCTGAGCTCGCGCCTCACGGCGGAAGAACACGAGAAACTGATCGCCAACTCGCTTAACAAGGTGGTGCTCCATTGA
- the secA gene encoding preprotein translocase subunit SecA codes for MFGFLFKKIFGSKNERYLRRLRPQVQRVNALEDQMRQLEDADFPARIAQYKTAVQDQGQDLDALLPEVFALVREAARRVLGMRHYDVQLVGGMVLHKGKIAEMKTGEGKTLVATLPVVLNALTGKGVHVVTVNDYLARRDAQWMGKLYGFLGLSTGVIIHDMDDEERKAAYNADITYGTNNEFGFDYLRDNMKFYASQLVQRGHNFAIVDEVDSILIDEARTPLIISGAADESVDMYRTVDDVVCRLTPEHYTIDEKARTAMLTDAGVARCEELLQVDNLFDPANITAQHHVMQSLKAHLVFKRDVDYIVQNDQVVIVDEFTGRLMAGRRYSDGLHQALEAKEHVTVAAENQTLASITFQNYFRLYDKLSGMTGTADTEAVEFHQIYNLEVVSIPPNRPMVRKDYPDLIYRSRQEKFDAIANAIVELHKREQPVLVGTISIETSEMLSQRLTRLGIPHSVLNAKQHEQEAEIVAQAGQKGKVTIATNMAGRGTDIVLGEGVVELGGLHILGTERHESRRIDNQLRGRSGRQGDPGSSRFYLSLEDDLMRLFGSDRIKGLMEKLGLKDGEAIENAMVTRAVESAQKRVEAHHFEIRKTLLDYDNVMNQQREVIYTLRRELMVEADLTPVLDEFMGDVLDDVYAPLARAGADGAQDLREAALGRLRDIFNLERALPEGARLPEREECDPLVRVQFDRLREEAGAGYQDILRFFLLEELDRCWKEHLRNMDALRDGIGLRGYGQRDPKLEYKREGFEMFQAMLFQIRESVFRTLTRVHVRLEEAAAPDAAADAADAAGAPEPEGTPLARQYRHKEDTSLSYSAGGEVEAAAHKPAKAAPRIGRNDLCPCGSGKKYKKCCGRGK; via the coding sequence ATGTTCGGCTTTCTTTTCAAAAAAATCTTCGGCAGCAAAAACGAGCGCTATCTGCGCCGGTTGCGGCCTCAGGTGCAGCGCGTCAACGCGCTGGAAGACCAGATGCGTCAGCTGGAGGATGCGGATTTTCCCGCCCGCATCGCGCAGTACAAAACGGCCGTGCAGGATCAGGGCCAGGATCTGGACGCCCTGCTGCCCGAAGTCTTTGCCCTGGTGCGCGAGGCCGCGCGCCGGGTTCTGGGCATGCGCCACTACGACGTGCAGCTGGTGGGCGGCATGGTGCTGCACAAGGGCAAGATCGCCGAGATGAAGACCGGCGAGGGCAAAACCCTGGTGGCCACCCTGCCCGTGGTGCTCAACGCCCTTACGGGCAAGGGCGTGCATGTGGTGACGGTCAACGACTACCTGGCCCGCCGCGACGCCCAGTGGATGGGCAAACTCTACGGCTTTCTGGGGCTCAGCACGGGCGTCATCATCCACGATATGGACGATGAAGAGCGCAAGGCCGCCTACAACGCCGACATCACCTACGGCACCAACAACGAATTCGGCTTCGACTACCTGCGCGACAACATGAAGTTCTACGCCAGCCAGCTGGTGCAGCGCGGCCACAACTTCGCCATTGTGGACGAGGTGGACTCCATCCTCATTGACGAGGCCCGCACGCCGCTGATCATTTCCGGCGCGGCGGACGAATCCGTGGACATGTACCGCACGGTGGACGACGTGGTCTGCCGGCTTACGCCGGAGCACTACACCATCGACGAAAAAGCCCGCACCGCCATGCTTACGGACGCGGGCGTGGCCCGCTGCGAAGAGCTGCTCCAGGTGGACAACCTCTTTGATCCGGCCAACATCACGGCCCAGCATCACGTCATGCAGTCCCTCAAGGCGCACCTGGTCTTCAAGCGGGACGTGGACTACATTGTCCAGAACGACCAGGTGGTCATTGTGGACGAATTCACCGGCCGCCTCATGGCGGGCCGCCGCTATTCCGACGGCCTGCACCAGGCCCTGGAGGCCAAGGAACACGTCACCGTGGCCGCGGAGAACCAGACCCTGGCCTCCATCACCTTTCAGAATTACTTCCGCCTGTACGACAAACTTTCCGGCATGACCGGCACCGCAGATACCGAGGCCGTGGAATTCCACCAGATCTACAATCTGGAGGTAGTCTCCATCCCGCCCAACAGGCCCATGGTCCGCAAGGATTATCCGGACCTCATCTACCGCAGCCGGCAGGAGAAGTTCGACGCCATCGCGAACGCCATTGTGGAGTTGCATAAGCGCGAGCAGCCCGTGCTGGTGGGCACCATCTCCATTGAAACTTCCGAGATGCTTTCCCAGCGCCTGACCAGGCTGGGCATCCCCCACAGCGTGCTCAACGCCAAACAGCACGAGCAGGAAGCGGAAATCGTGGCCCAGGCCGGGCAGAAGGGCAAGGTGACCATCGCCACCAACATGGCCGGCCGCGGCACGGATATCGTGCTGGGCGAGGGTGTGGTGGAGCTGGGCGGCCTGCACATCCTCGGCACGGAGCGCCACGAAAGCCGCCGCATCGACAACCAGCTGCGCGGCCGTTCGGGCCGCCAGGGCGACCCTGGCTCCTCCCGCTTCTATCTCTCGCTGGAAGACGACCTCATGCGGCTGTTCGGCTCGGACCGCATCAAGGGCCTTATGGAAAAGCTGGGCCTCAAGGACGGCGAGGCCATTGAGAACGCCATGGTCACCCGCGCCGTGGAAAGCGCCCAAAAACGGGTGGAGGCGCACCACTTCGAGATCCGCAAAACCCTGCTGGACTACGATAACGTCATGAACCAGCAGCGTGAGGTCATCTACACCCTGCGGCGCGAGCTCATGGTGGAGGCCGACCTTACCCCGGTGCTGGACGAATTTATGGGCGACGTGCTGGACGACGTCTACGCGCCCCTGGCCCGCGCCGGCGCCGACGGCGCCCAGGACCTGCGCGAGGCCGCCCTGGGCCGCCTGCGCGACATTTTCAATCTGGAGCGCGCCCTGCCCGAAGGGGCCCGCCTGCCCGAACGCGAAGAGTGCGACCCCCTGGTCCGCGTCCAGTTCGACCGCCTGCGGGAAGAAGCCGGGGCCGGCTACCAGGACATCCTGCGCTTCTTCCTGCTGGAAGAGCTGGACCGCTGCTGGAAGGAGCATCTGCGCAACATGGACGCCCTGCGCGACGGCATCGGCCTGCGCGGCTACGGCCAGCGCGACCCCAAGCTGGAGTACAAGCGCGAGGGCTTTGAAATGTTCCAGGCCATGCTCTTCCAGATCCGCGAGAGCGTGTTCCGCACCCTGACCCGCGTGCATGTGCGGCTGGAAGAGGCCGC
- a CDS encoding ATP synthase F0 subunit B, whose amino-acid sequence MLDLNITLLFQLANFFIAVYVLNILLIRPIRAIIKKRNGILEGMEEEAGSFEYQASERLANYEAELTRARQDAGAKREEGREAGAAEQQQIVGAAQKSARDILAETRAALEAQAAATLADLRGQVGGLSTRLADRLLKG is encoded by the coding sequence ATGCTGGACCTGAATATCACCTTGCTGTTTCAGCTGGCGAATTTTTTTATCGCGGTGTATGTGCTCAACATCCTCCTTATCCGGCCGATCCGGGCCATCATCAAAAAGCGCAACGGCATTCTGGAAGGCATGGAAGAAGAAGCCGGCTCCTTTGAGTATCAGGCTTCGGAGCGCCTTGCCAACTATGAGGCCGAGCTGACCCGCGCCCGTCAGGACGCCGGGGCCAAGCGCGAAGAAGGCCGGGAGGCCGGAGCGGCGGAGCAGCAGCAGATTGTGGGCGCGGCGCAAAAGAGCGCCCGCGACATTCTGGCCGAGACGCGCGCCGCGCTGGAGGCCCAGGCCGCCGCAACCCTTGCGGATCTGCGCGGGCAGGTGGGCGGCCTTTCCACACGGCTGGCCGACAGGCTGCTCAAGGGCTAG